AGACCGTGTGCGGTCAGCCCGGCAACTGCGGCCCGTACCAGGTGCTCGACGGTGGTCTGCCGCTTTTGTTCAACCAGGGTTGTCATAGCCCCCAAGATAGCCGACACTGTTCAGTGACAATGTTGACACTCATGGGTGACATCGTGGCGGCGGCCAGGGTCGCCCCGCTGGCGTCCGCAAACGCGATCGGGTCTGTCCCGGCGTTGCGCGACCTCATTCCCCCGCCGGTGAAGGAGCAATAGTGAGCGGATTAGTGATCATCGAGGCCGCGATCAACGGCACGACACAGAAAGCGATGAATCCATATGTGCCGGTGACGGAGGACGAGATCGTCGCCGACGCGTTGGCCTGTTTCGAGGCCGGGGCTGCGATCGTGCACCACCACATCACCGACTACAACCTCTCCGGCGAGGAGGCAGCTGAGGTGTACCTGGGCATCTGGCGGCGGGTGCTCGCCGAACGGCCCGACGCGCTGTGGTATCCGACGATCAACCTCGGCCCGCCAGCTCAGTGGTATGACCACCTGCCGCCGTTGGCGGCGTCCGGCCTGCTGCGGATGGGGGTCAGCGACCCCGGATCGGTCAACATGGGCGTCGCGATCAACGGGTTGCCCACCGGTGCGTTCGTGTACAGCAACACCTTCGACGACATCGCCCATCAGCTGGAGCTCTGCCGCACCCATCGGCTGGGTCCGAGCCTGGCCATTTACGAACCGGGGTTCTTGCGCACTGTCTTGGCCTACCACGACCGCGGGCAGCTACCGGCCGGCTCATTTCTGAAGCTGTATTTCAGTTCTCCCCGTGGCCTGAGCGGAACCGCATTCGGGTTGCCGCCCAGCCGCACGGCCTTGGCGGCGTATGCGGAGCTCCTCGACGGGACCGGTCTGCCCTGGGCCGCTTCGGCGGTGGGTGATGACCTGGGGC
This is a stretch of genomic DNA from Mycobacterium sp. ELW1. It encodes these proteins:
- a CDS encoding 3-keto-5-aminohexanoate cleavage protein; translation: MSGLVIIEAAINGTTQKAMNPYVPVTEDEIVADALACFEAGAAIVHHHITDYNLSGEEAAEVYLGIWRRVLAERPDALWYPTINLGPPAQWYDHLPPLAASGLLRMGVSDPGSVNMGVAINGLPTGAFVYSNTFDDIAHQLELCRTHRLGPSLAIYEPGFLRTVLAYHDRGQLPAGSFLKLYFSSPRGLSGTAFGLPPSRTALAAYAELLDGTGLPWAASAVGDDLGRSELCRAALEAGGHLHVGLEFYAGPRTPTNVELVAEAVDAVAAAGRQIATSTEAAALLGLPRQAVESAATGDHHVR